A section of the Dehalobacter sp. DCM genome encodes:
- a CDS encoding transcriptional regulator: MDVKDQVLKAMLEAGKPVSAGDIEKILGIDRKEIDKAFNALKKEEAIISPVRCKWEPVRK, translated from the coding sequence ATGGATGTCAAAGATCAGGTTTTAAAAGCAATGCTTGAGGCGGGAAAACCAGTCAGTGCAGGGGATATTGAAAAAATACTGGGCATCGATCGCAAAGAAATTGATAAAGCCTTCAACGCTTTAAAAAAGGAAGAAGCCATCATTTCCCCGGTAAGATGCAAATGGGAACCGGTAAGAAAATAA
- the msrB gene encoding peptide-methionine (R)-S-oxide reductase MsrB, with the protein MSVIYLAGGCFWGTEKYLASIRGVLATQVGYANGKTANPTYDDVCYRDTGHAETVHVEYDPSIIPLEFLLELFYSVIDPVSVNKQGGDSGIQYRTGIYYTDDADLPVIARSIAKLQNRYSQTIAIEVKPLDNFWPAEDYHQKYLDKNPQGYCHIRKEKFMNAAAARVDPSQYPVPNPGELARRLTGTQYDVTQNNATEPPFRNEFWNDFREGIYVDITTGEPLFISTDKFESGCGWPSFTKPVDPNVIKELTDTSHGMHRTEVRSRVGNAHLGHVFPDGPEASGGMRYCINSAALRFIPKEEMALQGYGDFLELL; encoded by the coding sequence ATGTCCGTAATCTATTTGGCCGGCGGTTGTTTTTGGGGAACCGAAAAATACCTTGCTTCTATTCGCGGTGTTCTAGCGACGCAAGTAGGCTATGCAAACGGAAAAACTGCTAACCCTACCTATGACGATGTCTGTTACCGGGATACAGGGCATGCCGAAACTGTGCATGTCGAATATGACCCAAGCATTATTCCGCTTGAATTTCTCTTAGAATTATTCTACAGTGTGATTGACCCTGTCTCGGTTAATAAACAGGGGGGCGACAGCGGGATTCAGTATCGTACGGGTATCTATTACACGGATGATGCGGATCTTCCGGTGATTGCGCGTTCAATAGCAAAACTACAAAATCGTTATAGCCAGACGATTGCCATTGAGGTCAAACCACTGGATAATTTTTGGCCTGCCGAGGATTATCATCAGAAATATCTCGATAAAAATCCCCAAGGTTATTGCCATATCCGAAAGGAAAAGTTTATGAATGCCGCTGCCGCCCGGGTAGACCCAAGTCAGTATCCTGTTCCAAATCCGGGTGAACTTGCTCGGCGATTGACCGGGACACAATATGACGTAACCCAAAATAACGCCACGGAACCGCCGTTTCGCAATGAATTCTGGAATGATTTTCGTGAAGGGATTTATGTTGACATAACCACGGGTGAGCCGCTTTTTATTTCCACGGATAAGTTTGAATCGGGGTGTGGCTGGCCGAGTTTCACTAAACCCGTTGACCCCAATGTCATTAAGGAATTAACCGATACGTCTCATGGCATGCACCGTACAGAGGTACGAAGCCGGGTGGGCAATGCTCATCTCGGTCATGTTTTCCCGGACGGACCTGAAGCGTCCGGCGGCATGCGTTATTGCATTAATAGTGCGGCCTTACGCTTTATTCCTAAAGAAGAGATGGCCCTGCAGGGTTACGGGGATTTCCTAGAGCTTCTCTAG
- a CDS encoding 4Fe-4S dicluster domain-containing protein, producing MILSITCDDSQNTQHQEINVQCGRCTKYCPMSLNVQAMAVKGNMDHHECVLCGECVDNCNKKVLRFAWKSKK from the coding sequence TTGATTCTTTCAATAACGTGTGATGATAGTCAAAATACTCAGCATCAAGAAATTAATGTTCAATGCGGACGCTGCACAAAATATTGCCCCATGAGTCTTAATGTCCAAGCAATGGCTGTTAAAGGAAACATGGATCATCACGAGTGTGTTCTGTGCGGCGAATGTGTTGATAACTGCAATAAGAAAGTACTGCGCTTCGCCTGGAAGAGTAAAAAATAA
- a CDS encoding pyridoxamine 5'-phosphate oxidase family protein, translated as MKEVYQYLKDCGTYYLATIDGDQARVRPFGTIDEFEGKLYIQTGNVKNVFAQMQANPKIEITAMKNDGSWIRVAATAVRDDRVEAREHMLDAYPSLKGLYAADDGNCEVLYLKDATAVFSSFTAEPRTVTF; from the coding sequence ATGAAAGAAGTCTATCAGTATTTAAAGGATTGTGGTACTTATTATCTAGCAACGATCGATGGCGACCAGGCGAGAGTCCGTCCTTTTGGCACGATTGATGAATTCGAAGGCAAACTTTATATCCAGACCGGCAACGTCAAAAATGTGTTTGCTCAGATGCAAGCTAATCCAAAAATTGAAATCACCGCAATGAAAAACGATGGCTCCTGGATCCGCGTTGCTGCTACAGCTGTCCGGGATGATCGGGTGGAAGCCAGAGAGCATATGCTCGACGCTTACCCTAGTCTGAAAGGTTTATACGCTGCAGACGATGGTAATTGCGAAGTTCTTTATCTGAAAGACGCTACTGCTGTCTTCTCCTCTTTTACTGCTGAACCCAGAACGGTGACGTTTTAA
- a CDS encoding uracil-DNA glycosylase — protein sequence MPILKNDWNDLLCEEFKKDYYLKLREYLISEYRLNVIYPNMYDIYNALHYTAFKDVKVVILGQDPYHGPNQAHGLSFSVQAGIPAPPSLVNIFKELHDDVGCYIPNNGYLKKWADQGVLLLNTSLTVRAGQANSHSRIGWEKFTDRIIALLNEREDPVVFILWGKNAQSKQSLITTSRHYIIKSVHPSPLSAHAGFFGSRPFSKANGYLISIGKEPIDWQIENR from the coding sequence ATGCCGATTTTAAAAAATGATTGGAATGACCTTCTTTGTGAAGAATTTAAGAAGGATTACTATTTAAAATTAAGAGAGTATCTGATCAGTGAATACCGTCTAAATGTCATCTATCCCAATATGTATGATATCTACAATGCGCTCCACTATACTGCCTTTAAGGATGTCAAAGTGGTCATCTTGGGTCAGGATCCGTATCACGGCCCAAACCAGGCCCATGGGTTAAGCTTTTCAGTCCAAGCGGGTATCCCGGCACCGCCTTCCCTTGTCAATATATTTAAGGAACTTCATGATGATGTGGGGTGTTATATCCCCAATAACGGCTATTTAAAAAAATGGGCCGATCAGGGCGTACTTTTGCTGAATACCTCACTGACGGTTCGAGCCGGTCAAGCCAATTCGCATAGCCGGATTGGCTGGGAGAAATTCACCGATCGCATTATCGCACTGTTAAACGAACGGGAAGACCCGGTTGTCTTTATTCTCTGGGGCAAAAATGCGCAAAGCAAACAAAGTCTTATCACCACATCCAGGCATTATATCATAAAATCCGTCCATCCCAGTCCGTTGTCCGCTCATGCCGGTTTTTTTGGCAGCAGACCTTTTTCTAAAGCAAATGGCTATCTGATATCCATCGGTAAGGAACCCATTGACTGGCAGATCGAGAATAGATAA
- a CDS encoding aminotransferase-like domain-containing protein, with the protein MENHYAKRISNLKASEIREILKITERPEVISFAGGLPAPESFPVDEIKEISRIVLEEEGTAALQYTTTEGFDPLRNWIADRMNTRWGTQFSKDNILLTNGSQQALDLSGKVFLDEGDVVLCESPTYLAAISALRAYSCRFVEVPTDDNGMIPTALERILETTDRVKMIYVIPDFQNPTGRTWSLERREKLVRLAEEHNVIVIEDNPYGELRFEGEMLPSLQVFDQTGSILSLGTFSKIFCPGFRIGWILGDPDVIKKYVLVKQGADLQCNTLAQRVIAKYLDMYNIDDHIAKIRDVYKKRRDLTVKLMDDLFPDNVTYTRPEGGLFAWVELPAAINARDVLEKALEKNIAFVPGGSFFPNGGKENTFRINFSNMPEERIKEGLVTLASVLREFCLKTH; encoded by the coding sequence ATGGAAAATCACTATGCAAAACGGATATCAAATCTTAAGGCCTCTGAAATACGCGAAATCTTGAAGATTACTGAACGCCCGGAGGTCATCTCCTTTGCCGGCGGACTTCCGGCACCGGAATCATTCCCTGTGGATGAAATCAAAGAAATAAGCCGCATCGTCCTGGAAGAGGAAGGAACCGCAGCTTTACAGTATACGACGACTGAAGGATTCGATCCGCTGCGAAATTGGATTGCCGATCGGATGAATACGCGTTGGGGCACGCAGTTTTCCAAAGACAATATCCTGCTCACCAATGGGTCGCAGCAAGCGCTTGATTTATCCGGAAAGGTATTTCTGGATGAAGGCGATGTGGTGCTCTGTGAAAGCCCGACATACCTCGCCGCGATCAGTGCTTTGCGTGCTTACAGCTGTCGATTTGTCGAAGTCCCGACGGATGATAACGGCATGATACCCACTGCTTTGGAAAGGATACTCGAAACAACGGATCGGGTGAAAATGATCTATGTGATTCCGGATTTCCAGAATCCCACAGGCAGAACATGGAGCCTTGAACGCAGAGAAAAATTAGTCCGATTGGCAGAGGAACACAATGTAATTGTCATCGAAGATAATCCTTATGGTGAATTACGGTTTGAAGGTGAGATGCTGCCATCCTTACAGGTATTTGATCAGACAGGGAGTATCCTTAGCCTGGGCACCTTTTCCAAAATATTTTGTCCCGGCTTCCGTATCGGGTGGATCCTCGGCGACCCGGACGTCATTAAAAAGTATGTTTTGGTGAAACAAGGTGCAGACCTTCAATGCAATACATTGGCGCAGAGAGTTATTGCTAAATATTTGGATATGTATAACATTGATGACCATATCGCTAAGATACGCGATGTTTATAAAAAGCGCCGTGATTTAACAGTCAAATTAATGGATGATCTTTTCCCCGATAATGTGACATATACCCGGCCGGAAGGTGGTTTGTTTGCCTGGGTTGAACTGCCAGCTGCCATTAATGCCCGTGATGTCCTGGAGAAAGCGCTGGAAAAGAATATCGCCTTTGTTCCAGGCGGGTCATTTTTCCCAAACGGCGGCAAAGAAAACACCTTTCGAATCAACTTCTCCAACATGCCGGAAGAGCGGATCAAAGAAGGATTAGTCACGCTCGCCTCTGTCCTGCGTGAATTTTGTCTGAAGACGCATTAA
- a CDS encoding GerAB/ArcD/ProY family transporter, with translation MIASQKISGTQIATLLFIFLVITALMITSEITADKAGESAWISIVLSMIVGLIELGIIYNLGMRFPRKTLSQYSEILLGKTLGKILSFAYVVFFMALSIFVSRLFTSFITVNLMPETPTIVFYFFLTLMGAYAVSKEIEVIARMAQFILPIAVFALSFLVIFPILNADFSQLLPLFDKGVSAVLRGSLVPSVFFGEIIILVFLMPLVNKPQEVLKKGCYSIVAAGLFITLITAITVAVFGPEQTRSLAYPFLHLAKAIKILGIQRLEYFVIFIWVSGLVVKIAVLYYVECFALVKLFSLRDKRIVILIVGIMQVFLPNYLFKTPFQVAPFINIFWPPVAFLFELVIPLGLLFLAIIKRKKVRRLD, from the coding sequence ATCATAGCATCGCAAAAAATATCCGGAACCCAAATTGCTACCCTGCTGTTTATTTTCCTGGTAATAACAGCTCTCATGATAACCTCCGAAATTACAGCGGATAAAGCAGGAGAATCCGCCTGGATATCCATAGTACTCTCTATGATAGTAGGCCTGATTGAGCTCGGAATCATTTACAATTTAGGGATGCGATTCCCCCGCAAAACGCTGTCACAGTATTCCGAAATTCTTCTAGGGAAAACTTTAGGAAAAATTTTAAGTTTCGCTTATGTCGTTTTTTTTATGGCATTAAGCATATTTGTTAGCAGGTTGTTTACGAGTTTTATCACAGTAAACCTCATGCCGGAAACGCCGACTATCGTTTTTTATTTTTTTCTTACTCTCATGGGGGCTTATGCTGTCTCTAAAGAAATTGAAGTTATCGCCCGTATGGCTCAGTTTATCCTGCCGATAGCAGTGTTTGCATTATCTTTTTTAGTTATTTTTCCTATACTTAACGCTGATTTCAGCCAATTGCTCCCCTTATTTGATAAAGGTGTTTCGGCCGTGTTGCGCGGTTCACTTGTTCCCTCAGTTTTTTTCGGAGAGATTATTATACTTGTATTTCTTATGCCCCTGGTAAACAAACCACAAGAGGTTCTTAAAAAAGGCTGTTATAGTATTGTAGCTGCTGGATTATTTATCACCTTAATTACGGCCATTACCGTTGCAGTATTTGGACCTGAACAAACCCGGAGTCTGGCCTATCCTTTTCTTCACTTGGCAAAAGCCATTAAAATTCTTGGTATACAACGCTTGGAATATTTTGTTATTTTCATTTGGGTATCCGGGCTTGTTGTCAAAATTGCTGTATTGTACTATGTTGAATGTTTCGCGCTCGTTAAACTTTTTTCTTTAAGAGACAAAAGAATTGTTATCCTCATTGTAGGGATAATGCAGGTTTTTTTGCCAAATTATTTATTCAAAACTCCTTTTCAAGTTGCCCCGTTTATTAATATTTTTTGGCCCCCAGTAGCCTTTCTCTTTGAGCTCGTTATCCCCCTTGGACTTTTGTTTCTGGCAATTATTAAACGGAAAAAAGTGAGGCGGTTGGATTGA
- a CDS encoding Ger(x)C family spore germination protein: MNNSFKVKILCLVLIPLILCSGCWSRKEVENLAFVTLTGMDYAKVNGKEVWTVSSLILDVQGTQGQGDQSASQANKEIFIIGQGPTQQTAIVDYANKLARTPFYGYISGYIFGEEAAKEKLGEIIENLNRYFQTRPLNIMTVTKGEAQDMLKKPGTVNRLLSQQLTEFTEYKATASGKSVGVYLYELTSWLVSPDRDAVLGEVKTISYDAGNNSPEDEPAVEANIMDGIGVFRAGKLIDWLNDDQVRGYLLLTQKLRKSQISLPVETDNKTFSYYIGKSDCKIEPKVEGDKVFYRVTIKVVGEIDDNAGVELSPQSAKPLEAVISDKIKKLAEATIEKAKDNKADYLGFSEVLHQKNPKFWKTLGPEWREAFVKSDVEVIVKAKVMGGGKLLKNLEIGK; this comes from the coding sequence TTGAATAACTCCTTTAAGGTTAAGATCCTGTGTCTCGTGCTGATACCACTAATTCTTTGTTCCGGATGCTGGAGCAGAAAAGAAGTTGAAAATTTGGCCTTTGTCACCCTCACCGGAATGGATTATGCGAAGGTAAACGGCAAAGAAGTATGGACAGTATCGAGTTTGATCTTAGATGTTCAAGGTACCCAAGGACAAGGGGATCAATCCGCTTCCCAAGCAAATAAAGAAATATTTATCATTGGTCAAGGCCCCACCCAGCAGACAGCCATTGTCGATTACGCCAACAAACTTGCGCGGACACCATTTTATGGGTATATTAGCGGTTATATTTTCGGTGAAGAAGCCGCCAAAGAAAAACTGGGTGAGATTATCGAAAATTTAAATCGGTATTTTCAAACCCGACCGCTAAATATCATGACGGTGACCAAAGGGGAAGCCCAAGATATGTTGAAAAAACCAGGAACGGTGAACCGACTTCTTTCCCAACAATTGACGGAATTTACGGAATACAAAGCAACTGCCTCAGGTAAATCCGTTGGGGTCTATTTATATGAATTAACCTCATGGCTCGTAAGCCCTGACCGGGACGCTGTATTGGGGGAAGTTAAGACAATATCCTATGATGCCGGTAACAATAGCCCCGAAGATGAACCAGCCGTGGAAGCAAATATCATGGATGGAATCGGTGTTTTTCGGGCAGGTAAATTGATCGACTGGCTAAACGATGATCAGGTACGGGGCTATTTACTGCTAACCCAAAAGTTAAGAAAAAGCCAAATATCCCTCCCCGTTGAAACAGATAACAAAACATTTTCGTATTATATCGGCAAATCCGATTGCAAAATTGAACCGAAAGTAGAGGGCGATAAAGTCTTCTACCGTGTTACCATCAAAGTTGTGGGTGAAATTGATGACAACGCAGGTGTTGAACTAAGTCCCCAGAGCGCAAAACCGCTGGAAGCAGTGATTAGCGATAAAATTAAGAAACTGGCAGAAGCAACAATCGAAAAAGCGAAAGACAATAAGGCTGACTATTTGGGCTTTTCCGAAGTGCTTCATCAAAAAAATCCAAAGTTTTGGAAAACCTTGGGTCCAGAGTGGCGGGAAGCTTTTGTGAAATCGGATGTCGAAGTGATTGTCAAGGCCAAAGTCATGGGTGGTGGAAAGTTATTAAAAAATCTAGAAATAGGAAAGTAA